Part of the Amyelois transitella isolate CPQ chromosome 15, ilAmyTran1.1, whole genome shotgun sequence genome, acaaatgtttAGTTACAACTAAGATTTTTGACCTTTCGGCCTGTGTGTCATTACTATGCAATTATCAGCCAGTTGATTTCTCATCGTGGTGTTCTCCTTACGCACTTCGGCTAGTTCTTGATTGAGTCTTAATATTTCCAACACTAACTTTTCATTCTCTACCTCCAGTTTGTCTAATCTGAAATATGAACATCATTGTTAttgcctgggtcttggatgtttatctatataagtatttatttgaatatagtatcgttgagttagtatctcgtaacacaagtctcgaacttaattcgaggctaactcagtctgtgtaatttgtcccgtatataattatttatttatttgttttttttttttaaacttactaCCCGTCCTTATATAttaacaattatatataaaccttcctcttggaTCACTGTATCTAACTGTATCAAAATTTGTtgagtaattttaaagttgtaagcatacatacataattatatggaCAGGCGCGGGAGGCgctttatttctttgctccttatagttgcagcgtgatgttatatagcctaaagcctacctcgataaatggtctatgtaaagcaaaaataatttttcaattcgaagttgtagttcctgagattagcgcgttcaaacaaacaaacaaactctttagctttataatattagtatagatatatcacacacacacacatattcacgtctatatcccttgcggggtagacagagccaaaagtcttgaaaagactgataggccacgttcagctgtttggctttataatggaattgagattcaaacagtggtcctattcttcgttttttattggtgccgggaaccacacggcacggtatacatatatatatatggtgaGTCTGGTCACCTCTTCTGCCTCTCAGTGAGTTCAGTGATGTGGTCGCAGGCCTTCGCCAGTATGCCGCCCTTGCTCACGGTGTCCGCCAAGCCCGAGTTGGGCACCAACGCGGCCAGCTTGGTGATCCAACTGTTGATTTTGTCCCTTCGTCGCCTCTCAACCTCGTTGTGGGTCGCCCGCCTTTTGTCATCGCGCTAAAACAaaggtaatattaaaaaatcaaaaccaaaaatatctttattgtaccCTAATGATTCCCTTATAATACAGCGTCTATGCTTCGATCAAGACCAAATGTCaagaactacatacatacatatggtcactgctatatcctttgcggggtagacagagccaacagtcttgaaaagactgaatggccacgttcagctatttggcttaatgatggaattgagatggagtggtcctattctttttctattggtgtcgggaaccacacggcactagaagATTTTGTCAAGAacgattttgattaaattattgatacaTGTATTTTTACAGACTTTTTTCTTTAGCTTACATGCCTTCTATTCCCGTGCAGATTTCAGAAGTCAATCAAGGCTAATATACtctggattcttcttttaggcgatgggctagcaacatttcactatttgaatcttcgTTCAATCCAAGCCATACACCTTAACATggcttcttttttattttgtcggttaaaaaagttcaaaacaaacttactttctttGCTGTAACTGCTTTTGCTTGTAAGGGCTCCCGTTTAAGTACTTTTGCTGTTTTAGGTTCGTGGCTGGCGAAAACTTCTACGGGATTACTTATTACAAAGTATTCTGTATCCGGTAACACTGTAAAGGGAAATAATAGATTTCTTTTAGCTTTCGTAGGCTTTGGTTCTTAGAGTTTTGATGCCCCTTTAAAATGTGTAATGCGTAGAATGGTACATGTTCTAATCCcatctcggccatgtaccaatgtcTATTTTCGAAACTTATgaacattagtttaaatactaactgatgctccAATGATCCTAAACTCTGTTTGGTCTAGCTTTTGAGTTATGGAGGTCAGATGACCGCTATCtctatttatattagttattaCTCATACTAATATAAACGTAAAACTAATGTATCCATGAAAttcttcataatatttaatagcAATATGAAGCACCAATAATAGGGCATGTTGTAATGGGGACAATACTGATAGCAATGTATGGCCAAATGCGAAGCGAGAGTCAGTGCAGTGGCGTACCCGGTGTATAGTAGTTTTGTATTGggtaactttttaattttattgctactcatacatatattacctAACAAAGTTTCCTGTATAACTCACAAATTGGAtcatgatatttaaataataaatgaattggaccactccatctattttcTGTAGATGGCTTAAAAGGTGTCTACATGGATAGGCACCTTCATTTATTGTAACTTTTACCATGATgcaatatgagttaggtttcCCTACAAGGATTACACAGGAgttgcttcatgtaaaaaacctgatttagctatttattattacttgaaACCGGACAGCAATAGCTTTTCGTGCTATAGGAAAAAGATGAATGGAGTGGTCTAATTACCATGGCCGGGGGAGTGTGCGATATTGTTCCCAGTCTCTTCACCGGTCATGTGTACTACCTTGTAAGTTACCGAACCAGCTGAaaacaaatgttaaaatatattataaacaaagatCAAGGGAAAAATTCACATAATTAGTTAACCTCCAAGTAAGTTCGAATTTGTGTCACAAGATACTAAatcaacgatactattttattataaatacttaataagaaaaagtttgtttctcgACATGCACTGGCCAGGATTTTAACCGAGTTCTATTGTATCACAAACAAGCACAATACTGATGCACCTAATTActatttgcaaataaatatgtcataaacttgataaattttgaatgaaaGTCCAGAAATTTTGACGctcatttcataaaatattttgtgttgcAACAGATTCAATATAGagtaagatcccagagccgtaagacacaacttattttctaaagaatggatctttcgattctcagtagtctttcatgtacttttaatacctgcatgtttgtgagacttgcccggtgacacctgcacaggtaccaggcgagaaaggtaactaaaaatcacagttacttaacttaaatttttatgactgatttttatatatattttatagactattactctgaagtcatatcagagaagtcagacgctttccatgcgccagaacttttgtcagacgctttaaagctctatcaaaaaaaaaattaacttaatttatttttaaatgtctgacttttatatatgttattcagataactattacaaagttgtattaaatcagtcagacagtttgtaatgaccaaacacctcTTAAACACgagaattactcagcctcgagtatgagcgcgtcagagtaaaatatctaatatttgaaaagtacttactgttttcaatttcatatttttgcatatctattcaaatacgatgaaatttataattaaaataataattaatcatttttaaaataatataatatattgcatgtaaataggggaaaatgattttttttgtagcaatagcctttcaaaaagaatgatttttattttatttaaaaaattatatctattataataatttcaataaaaaaataattaattatgattaatcaattgaataattattttattgtctctttatcatcttcatcatcaaaataatcatttgaattttcatcatttattaaatctctatactgtccactcaagtcatcgtcctcatcatcagttagattgtcgttgctggcagaattttccgtaaaaataaaatcataagcaattaaaaaatagtatagtaatagtaaacctataacatataaatataagtgaaaggcgactaagggataggcttacaaacttgggattcttttttaggcgatgggcgagcaacctatcactatttgaatctcaattctatcattaagccaaatagctgaacgtggccatttagtcttttcaagactgttggctctgtctaccccgcaagggatatagacgtgaccatatgtatgtagtctactttaatttcgacaccaccgcaacggcttcgatggtccagtggttatcGCGTGAGACTGggaagttggcggtccgagttcgagtcccaacaataacaagatatatattaatttttactaaaaatatttttttttgtgttgtttgagtatttattaaaaaactgaaaatcaaaatactacatataatcatacggtaaaaatattttgtctgtacatttaatactttgactgaaacaaatagagaatttttttttacatttttatttttatatacagtatgcaatatattatattattttaaaaatgattaattattattttaattataaatttcatcgcatttgaatagatatgcaaaaatatgaaattgaaaacagtaagtacttttcaaatattagatattttactctgacgcgctcatactcgaggctgagtaattctcGTGTTTAAgaggtgtttggtcattacaaactgtctgactgatttaatacaactttgtaatagttatctgaataacatatataaaagtcagacatttaaaaataaattaagttaatttttttttgatagagctttaaagcgtctgacaaaagttctggcgcagggaaagcgtctgacttctctgatatgacttcagagtaatagtctataaaatatatataaaaatcagtcataaaaatttaagttaagtaactgtgatttttagttacctttctcgcctggtacctgcgcaggtgtcaccgggcaagtctcacaaacatgcaggtattaaaagtacatgaaagactactgagaatcgaaagatccattctttagaaaataagttgtgtcttacggctctgggatcttggacTAATAGgtactgaaaataattaaaaaaataaaagtacatacatatatccctgAAGTAGGCCGAAGAACTATTATCATTGGAGTCTAGGAAGGGCTGTGAGGTTAATTGGGATCTTTCTTCTGCACCTGAAATCCAAtcgtaattaaatttaacgttAATTCAATAACAAACCATAATTAAATTCAGGGCTCAAGTTGGTAAACAAATGGCACATAAGTGGGTTGTTTATTGAAAAGATGTTACAAGCTTACCGAAAGATCCTTCATCTACCATGCCAAGATATTCTGCATCCGCACTGTGGACAAAACATAGTCTTCTAAAACCACTTGATTCCAGTAAAATTAACTAACACTGTGCAGAAGATAGATTGGCGAGTTTGGAGCTTGCCAAGTTGCAAAATATAAGCCGATGACCTTCGGCTAGGTTTATTTTAGATGATTTATTACACTTAACACAAATTATTGCCTTTTACCTGTTATCAAGAGAGTTTTCGTGTATGTCAGTGTCAACATCAGGCTCAACTTTAGCCATTGCgcgtaattattttgaatttttctcAATTTGATCACGGGGACAAATAAAACAGGTCATGTGATTATGTCAAAGATAAAATAGACCATTCATTAGACAGCAATACCatagagtttttttttgtaatgtttttgtaCGTGCAGAGCACAGGCAAAAGCAAGGACCTTATACAGCCAAAGCAAACACTAGCCGTCTTCTGCTTGTGTGCCATAGAGTTTGTTCCGTTACCTTACCTATGTAGGGATCGGCCTACAATGTTACTTTCGTCGCTTTATGTAGACGGCGCGGCGTATGACAAACGGACGTTAAGAACCACATAAAAAACTTACATAGCTTTTACCTTTAGCTTTGCTAGTGTGAATTTGACGTCACTTACAGGAATACAGGTTCTTCgcaaatcccgcgggaactatAGTCTCTACCGAGATGAGAAAAATACCCTAgttatgtccttctccagactaaaattttacatatacgcaaaatttcaagaagattgattCAGAAATAGGTAACGCGTGAAGattaaacaaatacttataactactttcgcattttttatattagttgggaACTATTAATCAACCTAATTAACTGTttgaactatttttttatacacattGGAGAGTATACCGAACTTTAATTTCGAATCCAGGTTGATAAAAGGTAAAACTTTCGCCTTGAAGATCTGCAATAATGTCGGATTGTAGCGTGCCACTTGAACTGACAGGCCAGGGCTGGCACTTATGGAATACAGCAAggaatgtacttacatactcAAATcgttggagaggagcctgctTTATGCCTTTAAACATGAATCCCGgatttaggtttttatacggcaattatacttgggatttctcataggcgatgggctggcatcctgtcactatttgaatctcaaatcaaTTATTAAGCCATGCAGATGACCGTGGCCTTTGCAGTCTTTGTGAAACTGttatctctgtctactccgcaagggatattcgtgattataagtatgtatgtcgtCTTGGTTCACCCATAATTTCAACCAGTACCACtcactattctttttttagtcttACTTTACTAGTTTTCGTCCCCGGCTGCGCCCGTAGGAAAATAATCCTGTATCCTTCTTCGTGGTCCACAATATAcatttgcaaaatttcatggagataAGTCAACAAGTTTAACTTTGGTTACCTACAGCAAACAAATttactaactttcgcatttaagtatacctacctatttattacTATTGGTATGAATAAtgttcatactaatattaaactCGTATTCCAACCCTAGCCATCCCTGGAAGAAAATGGGGTGCTCCCGGCGTATCAGTGACGTAACAGGGAAACTACTGCCCATATTTTACCGCAATTCGCAAAAGTGCTCTTAGATTTTTCGTGTTCGAAAACTTAGGGAAACCTGTTATTAGCCAATTTGGgaggtatacttttttttctctaaGATTTTGATAggattgataatttattatattcaggTGTAGTGAGAAggtcataaaatttatacaatttgtaaataatgtaaagtttaataagatttcaatttaatttaaagttcGTAATTTGACGGCCACTGTGGCTCAGaagtagtacgcttgtctgtgacactggaggtcccgggttcgaatcccggccagggcatgatgagaaaagaactttttgaaCGAAAAGACccagggtcttggatgtttatctatataagtatttattattattataaaatatagtatcgttgagttagtatctcgtaacacaagtttcgaacttacttccaGGCTAACACAATCAGTgtcatttgtcccgtatatatttatatttatttatcttttgttAGAAGATAGTTGATAACAAACtaagtaagtagttttagtttgttATCATTAGGTTATTTAGATATTGTATAATGTTGTTTAACCACAtacaataaacttatatataaaattctcgtgtcacaatgttcgttcccgtactccttcgaaatggcttgaccgattttcatgaaattttgtgagcatattgagtaggtctgagaatcggctaacatctttttataccccttagtgataacgGTTggccacccttaacattttgttttaactagaaattacttaaaaattatttgtacggcaaaacaacgtttgtcgGGACAgctactaaatataaaaagctagCTAAAGGATGTCTGTACTGAAGTATTGAGATCAAAGTTACTGCCGAAAGCCTACAATGACCTACCTATACAAGCAAGGTTCCAATATGTAAcccaatataaaaatctaaattaaaagtcGACAAACTCTGCATGGTTAGCTCAGATTGTTTGCCGAACGTAATTTCCCTTGATACCTAGTAAGGTTAAAGGTATGTTTCCTTCCTTCTTATACAAATAACCCAATTTATCCCGTCTACCTATCCATTACCTAATATATCGGGATCGGAAATCTTTTTTGGGGCGTTTGCACATTTAATGAGtataatatttgaaacaaTAAATAGTTGGTTACCAAAATATCCGAAGACGCCATAAGCCggaccaagtggagagagaaatGTCTGAAAGCGGACCCTGGGTCCCGAAACACTTTTGTGGAGGGCGCAACcaggaacacgcagagatgagagatatAAAAGGGAGAGAGCTGGTTACCACAAAAAGAAATTGCAATTTACCTATGTCTCGTATATGTTAGCGGAAgtatgttcatttattttgaaaattaatatgaatatgTGTGCACTAAATTGTGTGTGGCAACTAAATTAGCCTCTAAATACGTATTATACCTTTGTGTAGCACACCTTCGACTCATCCCAAAAACTCGCAAACAATGCagtatacataacatacattcTTATAAGAcagaaaggctacgttcagttgtatggtttaatgatggaattgagatttaaatagtgacaggttgctagtccatcgcctacaaaaagaattcccagtttattaaaattatttttttgttaaaacatatgtgtgtgtgcaatgaacttaaataaatttaaaaaaggaaagataAACTTATGACTTGTCAAAGTTAATGGAACGTATGAATCctagataatatatattatctgtGCATACGAATAAGCTACGACGCAACGTCGCGTAGACGGCTACGACGCTTATGCGTAGCGTCGTAGTATTTCGTAGCAGCTCTTGCACTCATAATATGATTTTAGATGGTAGATAATTTTTGCGGTTCTATCAATGATTGATTCGTATAAAAAGTAGtatttattagatttaatGTTCTATTTAATGCAAGAAGTTGTCACTAAACCTTATCTATGTTTACCTAAATGGgatcttattaattatttattattgctctttctacatacatacatacatatgatcacgtctatatcccttgcggggtagacagagccaacagtcttgaaaagactgaatggccacgttcagctatttggcttaatgatagaaccgagattcaaaatagtgacaggttgctagcccatcgcctaaaagaggaatcgcaagtttataagcctaccccttagtcgccttttacgacatccatgggaaagagatggagtggtcctattcttttttgtaatagtgccgggaaccacacggcactattgcTCTTTCTCTGTTTTAAATACTATACTATCAAGTCGTTGGTCGCCGTGGCCTCGTGGCTAGGTTGGTTTAATAATCATTTctatgaatatttcattttaagcAGATCAAGGTTTTGGCTTTGTGTACCAACACGACCTAGATAGGCTATCTGGACGATACAACTATTCTAGGCAACCTTGTGTTCATTTTCTCAATGAATTGTATTAAACTCGACCGTGAAACGTGACACCTTACCGAGAACATTTCCTTCCGGGCCCCAGTTCATTTTATAAAGGCGATTTAGTGCCATGACTTGGCAAGATTGGACGATATACCCCATGGGTTGAATTCTTAACAAAATTTGCGAAAATAAACTCTATAACGTCAATTTTAAGGTTTATAATGCGTATTGCGACGGTAATGTAGTTTGTGCAAACCACAGACATAGATCTAGATAGACCTTGTGAGTGTTATAACTTCGTGGGTATTTACCCATTGTCTATTTAGGCAGAAGGGTGAATTATTCATGAAGATCGGTTTTAGTAGTGATAATCACAAACTTGCTGTATTTAGTTAAATCTCACACATAATTCGTTAAGATATCATACCATGTTGCTTAATAGTAGTCTGTCACGTTTGGTTCtcatacaaataaatgaacatacatacatatagtcacgtctatatcccttgcggggtagacagagccaacaggcttgaaaagactgaatgaccacgttcagctatttggctttatgatagaattgagattcaaatgataggttgctcgcccatcgcctaaaaaagaatcccaagtttgtaagcctatctttagtcgcctttcttttttgtattggtgccgggaaccacagataaatgaagttaaatttattaccaAGCGTATGTGAAGAGCTTGTAATGTTAGAAACATAACGACAGCATTGAAAACCACCAAAATAATGGGTCGACGAGGTAGATGCTGGATCGAGACTGTTTTGTTTTCAACCATCCAAAATGATCCAATTTTTGGGGAGACTCAATCATCCTCGAGAAAACGGAACAATATATTCGAAATATTCCTGGAGAGACCTatgctttctttattttaattaccttcaagtttataaggaaaataaaGCAGTCAAATATTCCACCCCGAAACGTACCCCGCTCCAAAAATGTACTCTTCACACTTGCTACGATTCATTTTTGGATGCCTATG contains:
- the LOC106140735 gene encoding upstream stimulatory factor 2 isoform X1; the protein is MAKVEPDVDTDIHENSLDNSADAEYLGMVDEGSFGAEERSQLTSQPFLDSNDNSSSAYFRDISGSVTYKVVHMTGEETGNNIAHSPGHVLPDTEYFVISNPVEVFASHEPKTAKVLKREPLQAKAVTAKKRDDKRRATHNEVERRRRDKINSWITKLAALVPNSGLADTVSKGGILAKACDHITELTERQKRLDKLEVENEKLVLEILRLNQELAEVRKENTTMRNQLADNCIVMTHRPKGQKS
- the LOC106140735 gene encoding upstream stimulatory factor 2 isoform X2, which codes for MLTLTYTKTLLITGAEERSQLTSQPFLDSNDNSSSAYFRDISGSVTYKVVHMTGEETGNNIAHSPGHVLPDTEYFVISNPVEVFASHEPKTAKVLKREPLQAKAVTAKKRDDKRRATHNEVERRRRDKINSWITKLAALVPNSGLADTVSKGGILAKACDHITELTERQKRLDKLEVENEKLVLEILRLNQELAEVRKENTTMRNQLADNCIVMTHRPKGQKS